A stretch of DNA from Sylvia atricapilla isolate bSylAtr1 chromosome 3, bSylAtr1.pri, whole genome shotgun sequence:
GTTCTCTAAACACTTTTCCCACCTACTGCCTGTCAGTCCAGCAACTAAACAGTTACCAAAATACCACCTCTCCCCTAATTGTTTCACTTTAAAAGACAAAGTAACATTCTGCattctaattattttataattccTTTGATCGTTGTTTATTCAATGCGCAAATCATGTGTGCAACTCCCACATGCCTAGTGTTGAAGGAAGTATAATTCTAAATGGTTACAAATTTGCAGAAACAAATAAGCCAAGGTAGCTTGTTTAAAAGCCACACTCTGacattttctcagaaatattccCACCTGCTGCAGCAATATGAGCTTTAGAATGCAATCTCCAAGTCCTTGACCATGAAACCTTTGGATCATCAGACCaaatgaaatgtcattttgTGCAGAGGCCTTTAAAGTAAGATCTAGAGGGGAACTCAAGCATCAAATCCCTCTCAAAGCCAGAATTAGCAGGCTCAGTCCCTGTGGGATAGAGGAGAAGCACAGGATAAAAAAGCCTAAAGGCCTGTGCACAGGGCAGGGTCCTTCCAATTAGTATTTGGCAGGCAATGCAAGGAAGGCTGAGAATGAACTTCTGCACCCTCTGTGGAGCCCACAGTTCTGCAGCAGGCCCTTGggaatgtgggttttttttggttttttttttttttttggtttgggtttgtttttgtttttgtttttttgtttttttctttattcagagtctgtaaaaaagaaggaatttatATTATCAGTTATTGGGAAGCAGAAAAACCTAGTGCCTTTTAAATCAGTGCTCCAGTCTCAGTTTGCAGTACTCATGTCCTACATTTTGCTCCTACAGTCTAACCTAGAGGAATTAGTTGAAAAGCCCAGCTGAGCCATCTGCTCATGAGGTGTTGGATTTGGGTCTTCTCAGACTTTGGAGTCTGAGATGGGGCAAGAGCTTAAACCAAACTGGGATATCAGCAAAGAGAATGGCAACGCTCCTAACACCACTTTCTCTGAGAAtaacttttaaaagcaaaactgtcTTCTTTCCAATTTTTTCAAAGGGTGGTTATAAACTCTGCTCTCAGAAGAGGGCTCTAAACCCTGGATTAACACAGGTAAATGTGCTTTTGCTCATTCTAGATAAGGTCCAGACTTGCAGACAGGAGAGACAGGACTGTGGCTGTGTATTTGTGCCTGGCATTTATCATTGTTTCTCCACAGACCTCTTCCCTCAGTGTGGGAGATATCCAGACAAGCATTTTGAGGTGTATAAAAATTCTCAGCAGGCACCACCTGAGGAGGCTTAATGTTGGACTAAAACTAGAGTTTTGCATTCTGTTCTGGGGACCAAACTCCTAAATTCAAGCTATTAAATTGCAAAGTCTTCTTACTGGATCTAGTCACAGCCTCCAAGCCTTATCTTGCTGGTCTACTCCAGAAAATAGCAGTCACAgcaaaaaatgcagcagcacacaTTCTTTGTGAATAGGTTTTATGTAATTAAAGCTATTCTGCATGCTAATCACATTATCTGTCTTTTAGACACATTATTGGAGCAACACacaaaaatgtacagaaaaatcTCCCTTTAGCAGCCCTCTATGGAAAACATCCTTACTGCTGCTTTGGTAGGTGGAATTTCTccttgctttttattaaaattacatagTAGTTGATCTGCCATAAATTGTTCCTCAGCCTTGATGTACAACATTTCTACTGGAGGTGacagaatatttaatattagaTGCATTTTGCTCACCTCATCAAGGTTATGCCTCTTACTTTTAATGTGCATTTGAAATACATCTTCTAatgccctttaaaaaaaaaaaaaaaaaggaacatcaGTGTAAAAAACCTCAACTGTTCAAGGTCCATATactttcagaatgaaaaataactaCTCAGCCTGTTTTTCAGATCACTTAAAATACATCCCAACCTTCCACTTTTGCTCCATCCCCTCCCTATCCACCTGCAAGTggattaaaaaaccaaaatcttaAACATTTTGAGATTGTTGAATATTCTCATTCCAAGTGCATGCTTTTAGCAAGAACTATGTTAGGGAAAGACTTTCATGTACTTAATTCTAATTTTTCCTCctacttttaataaaaatataggAGTACTGATGCTCCCCATCACAGTGGAATAGTTCTCCTCTGTGTTTTGGTGGGGCCTAAGTCTCTCTTGCTACTGTCAAATTCTGTCCCACCACTGACTgagtggcactgctggggctaTGGGGATTCTGGGCAGTACTGCAAGCAGCCTTAGAGTCATTTATAGCTCTTGTTCCTTTGTCCAATATATGGTGCTACCCAAACAGGTCTTTGGAACTGCCTCTAGGAAGTACTTTTTAGACTCTGAAGGTCATTTGCAGGATCTCTTTGTTCTTGGGTTTCCTTTTCAGTAACATCATAGGCAAGCACTGAAGGTTGGACTTTTGTGCTCTTCAGAAAGTTCTTTCCACAACTTTTTTAGAGCCATGATCAGCTATGAGCAAAGGATGTGTGAACTGGTAAAAACAAAGACCAATCTGACTAAGGAAATTAGGTATCCAGGTTCTGCAAACACAATTAAATCTAACCCAATGGTTGCATTTTCAGCAATGTTGGCAATGGGCTGGagggctcagcagagctggtttggttttatacTATATATTAGAACTGAGAGGCACTGATGATTTTATCTATAGAATACTGGcctaaataaatgaaaacttcaAAATGTGACTATAATATTAACCCTGCAGAGTAGCTACAGCCACTAGTTGTGTCTCTTTCTTAGTTTGACATAAAACCTATTTAGAAATTCATTTTGTGCCTTGAAATGAAAGGATAGTAGTAATTGTtcacttttcttctgcagagcaAGTAAGTTTGGCTATTAGAGACAATCCAAGAACACAATGGATTATTTTTTAGTAAACTTTATTTTTGAGGGAAGGAGAACACAGCATCCAAGCTACCTCCCTCTAAAGCCAGCAGAGTAGTATTCTCACCCTGCAGGCCTGAGCAGgggacacaaacacacaaatccttaactttttttttactgtatgtATGAGCTGGTCCCATACTTTGTGACCTTTTCAATGTAAATGAATTGGTGTCTTTTAAATCAGCTAGTGCTCCTCCCACTGTATCCAGAAAATTCACTTCTAATTTGGACCTTATGTTTGTCTGAAAATTGAAATACCtagaaggaaggaggggaacTCATAACTGatttctcagaaaacaaactAACGACTTCTGTCAACGGccacttatttttcctttaaaagggGCTTAAAGATTTTAACTCAAATCCTctaaattgaaaaagaaataccttGGTGTCAGGCTGAGCTGGATTGATTTTGGGGGGTTGGCACCTCTCTAGCATCAAAACACTTAAAATCTTAAACATTGAGGTAAAATTCTCTGTCAAAGCAGGAGTTTCTTCCAGTTATGATGCAGGCAAGAAATTGCTTAGGAAAGGGGCACCCAGTTTTGTCACTTTTAGCAGGGCTATAAACAGCTCTGTGGTTTATCACAATCTCTAAATATTAGAAATGTGTTGCTTTACTATTAGAATGTACAGAACATGAGCCCAGAAAAAGTTGCTGCATTTAGTCACCAGCTGCATAATGTGTGTTTGGCTCTAACCTTTATGTGTGAATCATCAACTTGAGACTGCACATATCCTAAAGAAAGCaatctttgcatttatttattttgctttcatagGAATGAGGAAGAACTCTAAACACAGAATCTTGCTTTGGCAAACTTTGTTGGGGAAGACTCCATGGGTTGCTAGCTCAAGTTTGGCTGTTAACTGGAATGAGACAGTTGTAACAATAATATCTATCAGCAACCTATATGAAGGAATGAGGTTGAGAACAAGGTTAGTGAATATAATATTTCCATGTTTCTACTACAAGTCAGTGGGAAATATGAGGCTGGCTGAGAGTATTTTCTATTCAGCTACTCAGTTTAGATCATGACTCCCATACAGTGCAGTCACAAAAGAATTCATCCAATTAAACTGAATCAGAGTTACACTTTGCTGTCATTAAAATCACCAATTCTTTACACTGATTTGtcaaaattttgtttctcaaagGAATAAATATTAAAGGCAGAGCACTTACTCTTTTTGATAACAACTTCTAATCAAAATATCATTTGTAAGATCCTGGAGAAAACAAAGGTACTCTTCTTCTCTATAGAAACACATAAACCATCAGcatctttttttaacatacacAGAATACAAATAAGGTTTAAAATACCAACTAAACAGGCAGTAGTTTTAGAGTAACTAAACAAAAGTGCGTGATCTATTCACTAGTCTGCATTTTTTACTAATCAGGCTTACgagttttaaaataactgattttGACCATTCTGTTGATCAACTCCCAAAATATTCCAATCCATTAACTTCATTAATCTAAAAGATCCATATCTTTTGTGAACAATCAGTTAAAAATGGTTCCAGTGAACAAAGTGTAGGTAgcagaagataattttaatattgtttatttattattagtCTTAACATATTTAGCTTGCCAACAGTAAGAAGGGTGTCATGACCCAGAAAAGCTCTTCCAGCTTTCTGATTCCACATTTCCGAAGCAAGTAGCTGAATCCTTTATTCCCAATAGAATCCCTCTACTCATTGCATACAGCCATTGGTAATAGGCTCTTGTGCCATATTTTCAATTTTCCGCTAGATTTATTTCTACTTTAATATTTTGATAGAAAACATAGAAATAGTTAAAAGGGACAAACAAAAATTTGACTTACACTTCTTCAAGTTGTAATCCTGGACAAAGTGGTCTTTCAGAATCATGACTCCACAATTCATGGTTCTGccacaaaaatgaaaaggagaaaaaagtaaataatttctttaattatctttgtattatcattatttatttctattcagAGTACCAGGGGAAATCATCCGATTCCACAACATATCAAAATCACAACTATATGACATTCCAGCTCATGTGAAATAAATGTCTTGGGTGTCAATCACTCATGTAAATAATGAACAGGTATTATTATTGGGTTATGTTAGCAGAAATGGCAATCAGCTTGTATAATCTGAGAGAAATTACGCAAATataaagaaaaccagaatttctGTCAAAATCGATAATCTTTACAGATTCCATGCAAATATAACAGCACTTTCATTAGAAGCACATGCAAAATACATTTGTGTTTTTGAAAGAGGACTTAGAAAATCAGATCAGGTCATCAAATTAGAGTAGGAGCTCCTCTTCTAATATCGTTAAATGAAGGTTTTGGTGTTTGGAACAAGGACTTAAATAGTACTATCAAGCACAAGGTTATCACAAATCATGCCTGTGCTTCTGTGGTTGAGCTGTGTAGAAATTCAGCATGGCTTCTGTAAACAGGCATGTGGGCCAAGGAAATATACAAAACTCTATCATGCATGGCTCTGGCTACTATTAAGCAGCCCTTAATTTTAAGTGCACTAAAATTTCCTAAATCAATCCACCGATCATCTTGAAAATTCAGATGACTAATGAGGTGTAACTTCCAGACAAAATTTTGCATGGCATTCTACAGCAGTGACCGTAGACTGAGTGAATAGCACTTTGTCTGGACATTTCTGGGCTCCAAGTTATTACTCAGTTGGAATGGAAGGCTGTAAACCAACTAAAAAGCAAGAGTTCAGTCAAGTAGGAAAGAGCTCTGCTTTCAAAAGAGCAGATTTCTGCTGGGATACACTGTTTTGTACATCACATAGTGTCTTATTTGTGTTTCGCAGAGAGACCTGTTACTTTAGCTGTTCCTGTTTTATTCACAGATGCCTGTTGACCCTATCTAGCCCTGCATGCTGGATTCCTCAGTTATAACCTTAGTCACTTCTCATAAGATAGttgaatattttggttttgaactTAGAAAGATTCCACAAAGCCACTGAATCCATTATCCATTTCATTTCCATGTAACCAGGACAACTTTTTTGTATGAGCAGtgttttctgcccttttttctttgtagctcACTGGGTACACTCACCTCAACTAGCTGCTGAGAAAAGTGGGCAGAATGTGGTCTCATATGTGCATCCTCTAAAAATCTGAAAGATTCAAAGCACACTGAGAAAGTGTTATGATTCAAATGatgtgtttgaaaacaaaaatgtataaCTTTCAGCATTGATGTCAGTACCTGTGCAAaccttgtttttttttgctgttgatgCCTGCTGATTTTGTTGATGgcctgcctggggaggagctCCTTTTTCTGGAAGGAGGATTATAATACCTATATTTTACAAGAAAAGCTTGATGTGATGTCTTCAAGATCCTAGGGGTAAAACACTGCTTCTTTTCTGTAAAGTAAATTGCATGTTTGTCAAGAAGGTCCCCAGAGTAGGTTTTACCAACAGAGTTTTGAGATGCCTTCTTCCTGTTGTGACTGCCCAAAGGCATGTGCGGCTGCAGGAGGGGTGAAGCAGATGATCTATGGGCACTAGGACTGTGAATTGGCATCTGAGacagaggacacagagcagtATTTGGGATAGTCTTTcttgcagcaggagccagcatCAGAGTCCTTGAAGTGAACTTCTGATGTGACACAGAGAGGGGCTGCTCTCTCTTTGTCCTGGGATAGTTGCTCTGACCGGACAATGGGTGGCCATTTTCCAACAGTGCCCCATTTCTCTGtaagttaaaaaacaaaactgacagATAAATTGCACGAGAATAGAGACACTATTTCCCACAGAGTAGCTCACACAGGAGGAATTTTAAGAAACAGTTTTCAGACTGGCTCAACTGGTTAAGATGTGTAACTGACTTGATCAGTTCTGATAACTGATCAACCACAGTTAGTCGTTAGTTAGTAAAGCCATCCTGCCACTGTGCTTGAGCTAATTAACCAGTCCTGTACCtagtttccttttccttccttctcattACTAAGCTGACGTTTCTAGTAACAAGTAGTCTTGGGAAATTACAGAAGTCCCATTTTCCTTGCCAGGGCTGAGAGAGGGAGAACAGgagacttttttcttccttggacATTGTGTATTATTGCCTATGGAACTGATGACTCAGTGGCAGTCTCACAGTCCTCCTTAAATGGTATcttctgttctctctctttgtGTGCCTTTGAAGGTGTGAGTATGGCATCATCTCATGAGTCTGAAGTCAAACAGAGCCACTGCTTTCCCCACAAATACCACAGGTGAAATTGTGATCTCTTGTTTTGTTATTTGTCTCACTGGGAGAAAGATTTTACAAATGATGCACGTTTGAACTGGATgatatttgtaaaaaatatcATTGGAAATCTATTGATAAATGCACAATGATTCTCAAATTATAGAAAGTCTTACAATCTAAATATAGTCTGCTGAGGAATTTTTGCCTGAGAGAGACACTGGACTATGGTAGGATGAAATGTTTTGCAAGAATTTGTTGAGGTGAGGTCCACTGGCAGAATTTGGTGATGAACAAGTCTACTCACATTAATATGGGCTTGTCCAGTTTCTGGTATCTGGCAGAATATACAGAAATAGGATTAATTACTTTAGGGTCCTGGTATTACCAATAAGTAATGTTCTAAAATTCAGGGAATACTGTAAAACAGTGCAAAAATACGGGAATACCGAGAAAAAATATTGGAATTTCATTATCTTGAAAACACTGCGTTGTCTTGAACACATTTTAGTCACATAATATGGGTACCTGTCACTGTGGGCCATGTAGGGACAGAAATGGTTCTGTGGGAGGACAGGTGCCAGGTGGCAAAACTGAGGGTCAAATATTATCTCTGCTTGACTAGACTATAAGAAGCCACACTGAACAAACCTGCATGTAACTGCTGTGCTACAGGCACTCCCCACAC
This window harbors:
- the LOC136359807 gene encoding spermatogenesis-associated protein 7 homolog, encoding MVPTYSLMGPFRGHMSLKSSPFSSGPSCKLSNQYIIQDHMAAHFKKLMSAKAAVDSSAPKSLHTSVKYKDQQKRDRLIQTLEKCKRDLVHGLPPSPVKCRSISPNEQKRNGALLENGHPLSGQSNYPRTKREQPLSVSHQKFTSRTLMLAPAARKTIPNTALCPLSQMPIHSPSAHRSSASPLLQPHMPLGSHNRKKASQNSVGKTYSGDLLDKHAIYFTEKKQCFTPRILKTSHQAFLVKYRYYNPPSRKRSSSPGRPSTKSAGINSKKKQGLHRFLEDAHMRPHSAHFSQQLVENHELWSHDSERPLCPGLQLEEVEEEYLCFLQDLTNDILIRSCYQKEALEDVFQMHIKSKRHNLDEIKMKRIVQSLKKELNITNDPDPSISCGGTWQKDVSIPATCF